Proteins encoded by one window of Aspergillus chevalieri M1 DNA, chromosome 6, nearly complete sequence:
- the POL3 gene encoding DNA-directed DNA polymerase delta POL3 (COG:L;~EggNog:ENOG410PGEC;~InterPro:IPR012337,IPR025687,IPR036397,IPR043502, IPR017964,IPR042087,IPR006133,IPR006172,IPR023211, IPR006134;~PFAM:PF03104,PF14260,PF00136;~go_function: GO:0000166 - nucleotide binding [Evidence IEA];~go_function: GO:0003676 - nucleic acid binding [Evidence IEA];~go_function: GO:0003677 - DNA binding [Evidence IEA];~go_function: GO:0003887 - DNA-directed DNA polymerase activity [Evidence IEA]) — protein MPEAVKRVLGDATNNPRSPLNTPAAIKKRKLEAEATVKVNSSSQNGQRKAFGSSQPQKSQFEEEVLEKLTQDISGLKDSNSEKDQQWERPPLGEFDPAKENICFQQIDAEEGTIMGGKTAIRLFGVTEVGQSVLIHVTGFQHYLYIAAPVNFTKQDCEPYRAFLETKTGLFQHAIQSVQITMRENIYGFQGNQKSYYLKITVTEPKYITKVRSALENGGPSMNYKGLWSSSDSGILTFDNIQYLLRFMIDTDIAGMAWVEAKAGKYHLLPSNEKLSTCQIEASVDYRDLISHPPNGEWAKMAPLRVLSFDIECAGRKGIFPEPNHDPVIQIANVVTRYGESKPFIRNVFVLDTCSLIVNTQVLEFDKEEKMLMAWRDFVDKVDPDVIIGYNIANFDFPYLLDRAKHLKCAGFPYWTRLRGVQSQAKETNFSSKQMGNRDTKSTNTNGRIQLDLLQLVQRDYHLRSYTLNSVSYEFLGEQKEDVHHTMITELFNGTPDSRRRLAVYCLKDAYLPQRLMDKLMCLVNYTEMARVTGVPFNFLLSRGQQVKFISQLFRKALEQQLVIPNAKSTDEQDYEGATVIEPVRGYYGVPIATLDFASLYPSIIQAHNLCYTTLLNKASVEKLGLQKDEDYIVTPNGDMFCTTKVRKGLLSQILEELLTARKRAKKELGVETDPFRKAVLNGRQLALKVSANSVYGLTGATVGKLPCLPIASSTTSYGRQMIEKTKQEVEAKYTIANGYSHDAKVIYGDTDSVMVKFGVTELEDAMKLGQEASEYVSSKFIKPIKLEFEKVYFPYLLINKKRYAGLYWTNPKKFDKMDTKGIETVRRDNCLLVQNVIETVLNKILIDRNLDAAQEYVKDTISDLLQNKVDMSKLVITKALSKSDYTAKQAHVELAERMRKRDAGSAPTLGDRVAYVIVKGAGGSKNYEKSEDPIFVLENNIPIDTKYYLDNQLANPLGRIFEPILGEKKANQLLTGEHTRSISVAAPTLGGLMKFAKRTQTCMGCKKPLSGKEEMAGAVCEHCRPRLGELYTKTLTKVSDLEVRFGRLWTQCQRCQGSLHCEVICSSRDCPIFYMRMKAKKDVEDSQKELARFDFDPGAW, from the exons ATGCCTGAAGCCGTGAAGCGGGTGCTGGGCGATGCTACGAACAACCCCCGCAGTCCCTTGAACACGCCGGCTGCTATCAAAAAGCGCAAACTCGAAGCAGAGGCTACCGTTAAAGtcaattcatcatctcaAAATGGACAACGGAAGGCATTTGGGTCGAGCCAGCCGCAGAAGAGTCAGTTTGAAGAGGAGGTGCTGGAAAAGTTGACACAGGATATCAGCGGATTGAAGGACTCGAATTCTGAGAAGGATCAGCAATGGGAGCGGCCGCCGCTTGGGGAGTTCGATCCTGCAAAAGAGAACATCTGCTTCCAGCAAATTGATGCTGAGGAAGGGACGATCATGGGTGGCAAGACAGCAATTCGGCTGTTTGGCGTTACAGAG GTTGGCCAATCTGTCTTGATCCACGTTACCGGATTCCAACACTACCTCTATATCGCCGCCCCTGTGAACTTCACGAAACAAGACTGCGAACCCTATCGGGCTTTCCTGGAAACCAAAACTGGCTTATTTCAACACGCCATTCAATCGGTTCAGATCACGATGCGGGAGAACATTTACGGATTCCAAGGAAACCAGAAAAGCTATTACTTGAAGATCACGGTGACGGAGCCCAAATACATTACCAAGGTGCGAAGTGCGCTCGAGAACGGCGGCCCGAGTATGAACTACAAGGGGCTATGGAGTAGCTCGGATTCGGGGATTCTCACCTTCGACAATATTCAGTATTTGCTGAGGTTCATGATTGATACAGACATTGCGGGTATGGCCTGGGTGGAGGCCAAGGCAGGAAAATATCACCTACTCCCTTCGAATGAAAAGTTGTCCACTTGTCAGATCGAAGCAAGCGTTGACTATCGTGACCTGATCTCACACCCTCCCAACGGCGAGTGGGCTAAAATGGCACCTCTTCGCGTACTTTCGTTCGATATTGAATGTGCTGGACGAAAAGGCATTTTCCCCGAACCCAACCATGATCCAGTGATCCAAATCGCCAACGTCGTCACTCGGTACGGTGAATCGAAACCATTTATTCGAAACGTCTTTGTCCTGGATACATGCAGCTTGATTGTTAACACCCAAGTCCTGGAGTTcgacaaagaagagaaaatgcTCATGGCATGGCGTGACTTTGTGGACAAGGTTGACCCAGATGTTATCATCGGATATAACATTGCCAACTTCGATTTTCCTTATCTCCTGGACCGAGCGAAACATCTCAAGTGTGCTGGATTTCCGTACTGGACTAGGCTACGGGGTGTTCAATCGCAGGCCAAGGAAACAAACTTCTCCAGCAAGCAGATGGGCAATCGTGACACAAAGTCGACAAACACAAACGGCAGAATCCAACTTGATCTTCTTCAATTAGTCCAGCGTGACTACCATCTGCGAAGTTACACGTTGAACTCGGTCTCTTACGAGTTCTTGGGTGAGCAGAAAGAAGATGTTCACCATACGATGATTACTGAGTTGTTCAACGGAACACCCGATTCAAGACGACGACTAGCGGTTTACTGTTTGAAGGATGCATACCTTCCACAAAGATTGATGGACAAGCTGATGTGCCTGGTGAACTATACCGAGATGGCAAGGGTTACTGGTGTGCCTTTCAACTTCTTACTTTCGCGTGGTCAACAAGTCAAGTTCATTAGTCAACTGTTCCGGAAGGCGTTGGAGCAGCAGCTCGTTATACCCAACGCAAAATCGACTGATGAGCAGGACTACGAAGGTGCCACTGTCATTGAACCGGTTCGAGGCTACTACGGTGTACCAATCGCGACTCTGGATTTTGCATCTCTGTACCCGTCGATCATTCAGGCACACAATCTGTGCTACACGACCTTGCTTAACAAGGCAAGTGTTGAAAAGCTTGGTTTACAGAAAGATGAAGACTACATCGTCACTCCAAACGGCGATATGTTCTGCACCACCAAAGTTCGCAAGGGTCTCCTTTCACAAATCTTGGAGGAACTGCTCACTGCGAGAAAACGTGCAAAGAAGGAACTCGGGGTAGAAACTGACCCGTTCAGGAAGGCTGTGTTGAACGGACGACAACTTGCCCTGAAGGTCAGCGCAAACAGTGTTTACGGTCTTACTGGTGCAACTGTCGGAAAACTGCCCTGTCTGCCAATCGCGAGTAGCACGACTAGTTATGGTCGTCAAATGATTGAGAAAACGAAGCAAGAGGTGGAGGCTAAGTACACTATTGCTAACGGATATTCCCATGATGCTAAGGTCATCTATGGTGATACCGATTCAGTTATGGTGAAATTTGGCGTGACCGAACTTGAGGATGCCATGAAGCTTGGGCAGGAGGCATCCGAATATGTCTCGTCCAAGTTCATCAAGCCCATCAAACTGGAGTTCGAAAAGGTCTACTTTCCATATCTTCTTATCAACAAAAAGAGATATGCGGGTCTCTACTGGACGAATCCAAAGAAGTTCGACAAGATGGACACCAAGGGTATCGAGACTGTCCGCAGAGATAATTGCCTGCTGGTTCAGAACGTCATCGAAACGGTGTTGAACAAGATCTTGATCGACCGGAATCTTGATGCTGCTCAAGA ATACGTCAAGGATACAATCTCGGATCTCCTACAGAACAAGGTCGATATGTCGAAGCTTGTGATTACAAAAGCGCTTTCGAAATCCGACTATACGGCCAAGCAAGCACATGTTGAACTCGCGGAGCGAATGCGGAAACGTGATGCAGGATCAGCACCCACTCTTGGTGACCGTGTCGCATATGTTATCGTGAAAGGTGCCGGAGGTTCAAAGAACTACGAGAAGTCGGAGGATCCTATCTTCGTCCTTGAGAACAACATTCCCATTGATACGAAGTACTATCTCGATAACCAACTCGCGAACCCTCTTGGCCGTATCTTCGAACCCATTCttggagagaagaaagccaACCAGCTCCTTACAGGAGAGCATACGCGTTCAATCTCCGTTGCCGCTCCAACCCTTGGTGGACTTATGAAGTTCGCAAAGAGGACCCAAACCTGCATGGGTTGCAAGAAACCTCTTTCCGGGAAGGAAGAGATGGCCGGGGCTGTCTGCGAGCATTGTCGCCCCCGTCTTGGTGAATTATACACCAAAACTCTGACTAAGGTATCTGACCTAGAGGTCCGGTTCGGTCGACTGTGGACACAGTGTCAACGCTGCCAGGGCAGTCTGCATTGCGAGGTCATTTGCTCCTCCCGGGATTGTCCAATTTTCTATATGCGGatgaaggcgaagaaggaTGTGGAGGATTCGCAAAAGGAGCTGGCACGGTTCGACTTTGACCCTGGTGCTTGGTAA